The following coding sequences are from one Collimonas arenae window:
- the ruvX gene encoding Holliday junction resolvase RuvX — MGTVLGFDFGLKRIGVAVGNTLLKQAQPLQVISAATNDEKFAEISTLVREWQPDLCVVGLPLHPDGAEHEMTIRCQRFANQLHGRYGVATVLVDERYSSAVIKQQRGEVIDDRAAAIILQQYFDDLSE; from the coding sequence ATGGGTACCGTACTCGGTTTCGATTTCGGCCTCAAACGCATCGGCGTTGCCGTCGGTAATACCTTGCTGAAGCAGGCACAGCCGCTGCAGGTGATCAGCGCGGCCACCAACGATGAAAAATTTGCCGAAATATCGACACTGGTGAGAGAGTGGCAGCCGGATCTATGTGTGGTTGGCCTGCCTTTGCATCCGGATGGCGCGGAACATGAAATGACGATCCGTTGCCAGCGTTTTGCGAACCAGCTGCATGGCCGTTATGGCGTCGCCACGGTGCTGGTGGATGAGCGCTATTCGTCGGCCGTGATCAAGCAGCAGCGCGGTGAGGTAATCGACGATCGCGCTGCTGCCATTATTTTGCAACAGTACTTTGACGATCTATCTGAATGA
- a CDS encoding Hpt domain-containing protein, which produces MTTDFSSTAAHLQDSTRTHLDTGPLSWVMSEIREALSQSGNALSKAADSAAGDDQSTAIRHAKTYLHQAHGALQMVDIDGVTIITETVEDILERAESGQAELTAQHVEIVRNAYQALIEYLDELLAGGAHQPVRLFPYYQSLLEIRGAERIHPADLFFPDLTIRPHFPEAEQVLPVEAAAYLPLRKRFERALLPFLKSADKAVELENAGAMQGVVGEVEQMQRNQQSRSFWWVMHGFSEAVAAAQISNELYVKQLFARINLQLRRLSQGSSSISERLLRDALFFIAGVEQSSKLGAQIRAAYRLNGLVPSDYGTRHYGQISPEALSAAKERLTQAKNMWDRLASGDAGPAAAFEQEMLGLSEAGSSLNAPSLSKLLRELNGIARHAAHSRPGDAICMEIATSLLFIENTLNHISRLPENFSERADAMTARLLSVVSGETLGKPAQWIDDIYREAQQRQTVKMLASEMLSSLRQVEKMLDEFFNDPERRDVLTQIGQVLYQIQGALAIQDQTDALRVVEHTRNTLQRFAAEGSEVVPDQKEFERIAQNIGALSFFIETLQHQSDTQNNHFTFDEEAGVFRVNLLERRTVVAAPQPDPVVQPLDTDVHAATESLPSLPQLATVEDELLQHQNKSAELALSLTAQPHDAALQEQLKESLVQMRVDATLSDNPEANERAQAAIDILDHPDFSASQQSLAEIVTTIVPLHAVEAVTPAAVSVTDEEADAELREIFLSEADEVLTNARQTLPQLRDSAHSQEPLTVLRRAFHTLKGSSRMIGLNAFGEAAWSIEQVLNVWLSESRPVTADLQALLDHAVKLLDGWVKEILEHGQSQQTPQALTEIAERVRHGGAFVEPLTAAPVAHADVDAVADVVADAVLESTETLELTDLPELPAQAEEIQLTDEDLALFGEGHGLPSFAEEEKTPVAAEFEAKPSDVPDVETFVADVPAEEPASAEVIAFPGMQEIRHDDSTKQIGDLMISLPLYNIYLAETDQLVRHLAQDFAEWRHEPERPVMTQSVHAAHSLAGSSATVGFKPLQEVAHALEMALQRMALQPGGLHGHDYDTLQLSVERIKWMLQQFTQGDMPYYEPALVSSLDSLWQRQEPRAPEAVPEPVHVEAAAGSLDAPQAVAEPEPAGENVVEHTNSHVESAHAQPLSIVPTTPAEAPVPDALHLFASGKEDIDPSLVVRDELDADLLPVFLEEGSDMLPQIGSALRTWQQNPADNGASQSILRHLHTIKGSARMAGAMVLGQHMHEMESHIEVVLHSGTPSRHTIDELLAHYDRGVQMFDNLRNPQAVIAVAPSPAVAVATEVAATEPGAEQALVNVPSVMPSLTPGLTPAAAVAATASGLVSQVRVNAEILDRLVNQAGEVSITRSRLESGIGTLQLSLSELTENVDRLRSQLREIEIQAEAQISSRMTQAGEREFDPLEFDRFTRLQELTRMMAESVNDVASLQKNLTNTVEGANADLLTQGRLTRELQQDLMHVRMVQFASIAERLYRLTRQVSKELDKRVNLDIRGSHVEIDRSVLEKMVGPFEHLLRNAIVHGIESREARRAAGKNETGELKIEIRQDGNEILIKMSDDGQGLNLGRIRDKARTIGLLENDQELSDLETTDLIFRPGFSTASDVTELAGRGVGMDVVRSEAASLGGRVEVSSDAGAGTQFTIHLPLTLAVTQVVILTTGGNTYAVPSALVEQVQQLKAVALAAAYNDGMLMWQGHRVPLQYLSALLGDADTIPVAQQYSPVIILRTGNDRVAIHVDEIIGNREVVVKNIGPQLSRMIGIAGATVLGSGDIVLILNPVPLAQRFAHEQRAPRISHLATHDALGAVAEMAAGADVKSPQAAQAVQGLRSQNVVMVVDDSLTVRRVTQRLLSREGYQVVLAKDGVDALEQLQAITPDVMLVDIEMPRMDGFDLTRNIRNDDRTRHIPIIMITSRTASKHRSYAMELGVNEYLGKPYQEDELMSTIKSFIKTEDKTLH; this is translated from the coding sequence ATGACCACCGATTTTTCCAGTACCGCTGCGCATTTGCAAGATTCGACGCGGACGCACCTTGATACCGGACCATTGTCATGGGTGATGAGCGAAATTCGCGAGGCACTGAGCCAATCCGGCAATGCCTTGTCGAAAGCCGCTGACTCTGCAGCCGGCGACGATCAGTCGACCGCCATTCGTCATGCCAAGACCTATCTGCACCAGGCGCACGGCGCATTGCAGATGGTTGACATCGACGGCGTCACCATCATTACCGAAACCGTTGAAGATATTTTAGAGCGTGCCGAGTCGGGACAAGCCGAACTGACGGCTCAGCACGTGGAAATCGTCCGCAACGCGTATCAGGCGTTGATTGAATACCTGGACGAATTGCTGGCAGGCGGTGCTCATCAGCCGGTGCGGCTGTTCCCGTACTACCAGTCGCTGCTGGAAATCCGCGGCGCCGAGAGAATCCATCCGGCCGATCTGTTTTTCCCGGACCTGACCATTCGTCCTCATTTCCCGGAGGCCGAGCAGGTTCTGCCGGTTGAAGCCGCAGCCTATCTGCCGTTGCGCAAGCGGTTTGAGCGCGCCTTGTTGCCATTCCTGAAAAGCGCCGACAAAGCTGTAGAGCTGGAGAATGCCGGCGCCATGCAGGGCGTGGTCGGCGAAGTCGAACAGATGCAGCGCAACCAGCAGTCCCGGTCGTTCTGGTGGGTGATGCATGGTTTTTCCGAAGCAGTTGCGGCGGCGCAGATTTCAAACGAACTGTATGTCAAGCAGCTGTTCGCTCGCATCAACCTGCAGTTGCGGCGCTTGAGCCAAGGTTCGTCGAGCATTTCCGAACGCCTGTTGCGCGATGCGCTGTTTTTCATCGCCGGCGTTGAACAGAGCTCCAAGTTGGGTGCGCAGATTCGCGCTGCCTATCGCTTGAACGGCCTGGTGCCATCCGATTACGGCACGCGTCATTATGGGCAAATCAGCCCTGAAGCGTTGAGCGCGGCGAAGGAGCGCCTGACGCAGGCGAAGAATATGTGGGATCGCCTCGCCAGCGGCGACGCCGGCCCTGCTGCGGCATTTGAACAGGAAATGCTCGGTTTGAGCGAAGCCGGCAGCAGTCTGAATGCCCCATCGCTGTCGAAACTGTTGCGCGAATTGAATGGCATTGCGCGCCACGCCGCGCATTCGCGGCCGGGCGATGCGATTTGCATGGAAATCGCTACCAGCCTGTTGTTCATTGAAAATACGCTGAACCACATCAGCCGTTTGCCGGAGAATTTCTCGGAACGTGCGGATGCGATGACAGCACGCCTGTTGTCGGTCGTGTCAGGTGAAACATTGGGCAAGCCGGCGCAATGGATCGACGATATCTATCGTGAAGCGCAGCAGCGCCAGACCGTCAAGATGCTGGCCTCGGAAATGCTGTCGAGCTTGCGTCAGGTCGAGAAGATGCTGGACGAATTTTTCAATGATCCGGAACGGCGCGATGTGCTGACACAGATCGGCCAGGTGCTGTATCAGATTCAGGGCGCGCTGGCGATTCAGGACCAGACCGATGCGTTGCGCGTGGTTGAGCATACGCGCAATACCCTGCAGCGCTTTGCTGCAGAAGGCAGCGAGGTGGTGCCGGACCAGAAGGAATTTGAAAGGATCGCGCAAAACATCGGCGCGCTGAGCTTCTTTATCGAAACCCTGCAGCATCAGTCGGATACGCAAAACAATCACTTCACATTCGATGAAGAGGCAGGTGTGTTCCGCGTCAATTTGCTGGAGCGCCGTACGGTGGTTGCCGCGCCGCAGCCGGACCCTGTGGTACAGCCGCTTGACACGGATGTACACGCTGCGACGGAAAGTTTGCCGTCGTTGCCGCAATTGGCAACTGTAGAGGACGAGCTGTTGCAGCATCAGAACAAGTCTGCGGAATTGGCGCTGTCGTTGACAGCACAACCGCACGACGCGGCGCTGCAGGAACAGCTGAAGGAATCGCTGGTGCAGATGCGTGTTGACGCCACATTGAGCGACAACCCCGAGGCTAATGAGCGCGCCCAGGCGGCGATCGATATCCTCGATCATCCGGATTTCTCGGCATCGCAGCAATCGCTGGCTGAGATTGTCACCACCATCGTACCGCTTCATGCCGTGGAAGCAGTTACACCTGCAGCCGTCTCGGTAACCGACGAGGAGGCCGATGCCGAACTGCGTGAGATTTTTTTATCGGAAGCGGACGAGGTCCTGACGAATGCCAGGCAAACCTTGCCGCAACTCCGCGATAGTGCGCATTCGCAGGAACCCCTGACGGTATTGCGCCGCGCCTTTCATACATTGAAGGGCAGCAGCCGCATGATCGGCCTGAATGCTTTCGGTGAAGCTGCGTGGAGCATTGAGCAGGTGTTGAACGTGTGGTTGTCGGAATCGCGTCCTGTGACCGCCGATCTGCAGGCCTTGCTGGATCATGCCGTGAAGCTGCTGGACGGCTGGGTCAAGGAAATCCTTGAGCATGGACAGTCGCAGCAAACGCCGCAGGCATTGACTGAAATTGCCGAGCGGGTCCGTCATGGCGGTGCATTTGTCGAACCTTTAACAGCCGCCCCGGTCGCGCACGCCGATGTCGATGCTGTAGCTGATGTGGTCGCCGATGCAGTACTTGAATCGACGGAGACGCTGGAACTGACCGATCTGCCGGAGCTTCCGGCTCAGGCAGAAGAAATTCAACTGACCGACGAAGATCTCGCCTTGTTCGGTGAAGGCCACGGTTTGCCATCCTTTGCCGAGGAAGAGAAAACTCCGGTTGCGGCCGAATTCGAAGCCAAGCCCAGCGATGTACCTGATGTTGAAACATTCGTCGCCGACGTGCCGGCCGAAGAGCCGGCGAGCGCTGAGGTAATTGCCTTTCCTGGCATGCAGGAAATTCGTCACGACGACAGCACCAAGCAAATCGGCGACCTGATGATCAGCTTGCCGTTGTATAACATCTATCTGGCCGAAACCGATCAGCTGGTGCGGCATTTGGCGCAGGATTTTGCCGAATGGCGGCATGAGCCGGAGCGTCCGGTAATGACCCAATCGGTACATGCCGCCCATTCGCTCGCGGGTAGCTCGGCCACAGTAGGTTTCAAGCCGCTGCAGGAAGTTGCACATGCCTTGGAAATGGCGTTGCAGCGGATGGCGTTGCAACCGGGCGGCTTGCACGGGCACGATTACGATACGTTGCAACTGAGTGTTGAACGTATCAAATGGATGTTGCAGCAATTCACGCAGGGTGACATGCCATACTATGAGCCGGCGCTGGTGAGCAGCCTGGACAGCCTGTGGCAGCGGCAAGAGCCGCGTGCGCCGGAGGCGGTGCCGGAACCGGTTCATGTTGAAGCGGCCGCCGGATCGCTTGATGCGCCGCAAGCAGTGGCTGAGCCTGAGCCGGCTGGTGAGAACGTCGTCGAACATACCAACTCCCACGTGGAGTCTGCACATGCGCAACCGCTGTCGATAGTGCCGACAACACCGGCGGAAGCTCCGGTTCCCGATGCATTGCATCTGTTCGCGTCTGGCAAGGAAGACATCGATCCATCTCTGGTGGTCCGGGATGAGCTGGATGCCGACCTGTTGCCGGTGTTCCTGGAAGAAGGCAGCGACATGCTGCCGCAAATCGGCAGCGCGCTGCGGACCTGGCAGCAGAACCCTGCTGACAACGGCGCATCGCAATCCATTCTGCGTCATCTGCATACGATCAAGGGCAGCGCCCGCATGGCCGGAGCGATGGTTCTCGGCCAGCATATGCACGAGATGGAAAGCCATATCGAAGTCGTGCTGCATTCGGGTACGCCCTCGCGCCACACGATTGACGAGCTGCTGGCGCATTACGACCGTGGCGTGCAGATGTTCGACAATCTGCGTAATCCGCAGGCGGTGATCGCTGTGGCGCCTTCCCCTGCTGTTGCAGTTGCGACAGAGGTTGCAGCGACAGAACCGGGCGCTGAGCAAGCGCTGGTTAACGTGCCGAGCGTGATGCCATCACTGACACCAGGCTTGACGCCGGCAGCGGCAGTTGCGGCCACCGCCAGCGGACTGGTCTCGCAGGTGCGTGTCAATGCCGAGATTCTGGATCGTCTGGTCAACCAGGCCGGTGAAGTGTCGATCACTCGTTCGCGTCTGGAGTCTGGCATCGGGACCTTGCAATTGTCGCTTTCCGAATTGACGGAAAACGTCGATCGTCTGCGCAGCCAGTTGCGGGAAATTGAAATTCAGGCTGAAGCGCAGATCAGTTCACGCATGACACAAGCCGGCGAACGTGAGTTCGATCCACTCGAATTCGACCGTTTCACCCGCTTGCAGGAATTGACGCGGATGATGGCGGAGAGCGTCAACGACGTCGCCTCGCTGCAAAAAAACCTGACCAATACGGTTGAAGGTGCCAACGCCGACTTGTTGACGCAAGGGCGGTTGACGCGTGAGCTGCAGCAAGACCTGATGCATGTGCGCATGGTGCAGTTTGCCAGTATCGCGGAGCGTTTGTATCGGCTGACACGCCAGGTTTCCAAGGAACTCGACAAACGCGTCAATCTGGACATTCGCGGCAGCCATGTCGAAATCGATCGCAGCGTGCTGGAAAAGATGGTCGGTCCGTTCGAGCATCTGTTGCGTAACGCCATCGTGCACGGCATCGAATCGCGTGAGGCGCGGCGTGCTGCCGGCAAGAACGAAACTGGCGAGCTGAAGATCGAAATCCGGCAGGACGGCAATGAAATTCTGATCAAGATGTCGGATGACGGCCAGGGTTTGAACCTGGGACGGATTCGCGACAAGGCCCGCACGATCGGCCTGCTGGAAAATGATCAGGAACTATCTGATCTGGAAACCACCGACCTGATTTTCCGGCCCGGTTTTTCCACGGCATCGGATGTCACCGAGCTGGCCGGCCGCGGTGTCGGCATGGACGTGGTGCGCTCTGAAGCGGCTTCGTTGGGCGGCCGGGTTGAGGTGAGCAGTGATGCTGGCGCCGGCACACAGTTCACCATCCACTTGCCGTTGACGCTGGCAGTGACGCAGGTGGTGATTCTGACCACCGGCGGCAATACCTATGCGGTGCCGTCTGCGCTGGTTGAACAGGTGCAGCAGTTGAAGGCGGTGGCGCTGGCTGCTGCTTACAATGACGGCATGCTGATGTGGCAAGGGCATCGCGTGCCGCTGCAATATCTGTCGGCGTTGCTGGGCGATGCGGATACGATTCCTGTCGCACAGCAGTATTCGCCGGTAATCATTTTGCGTACCGGTAATGACCGGGTCGCGATCCACGTCGATGAAATCATCGGCAACCGAGAAGTGGTGGTCAAGAATATCGGACCACAATTGTCGCGGATGATCGGGATTGCCGGCGCGACCGTGCTGGGTTCTGGGGATATCGTGCTGATCCTGAATCCGGTGCCGCTGGCCCAGCGTTTTGCGCATGAACAGCGTGCTCCACGTATTTCGCATCTGGCGACACATGATGCATTGGGGGCCGTCGCTGAGATGGCTGCTGGTGCCGATGTCAAATCGCCGCAGGCAGCCCAGGCTGTGCAAGGCTTGCGTAGCCAGAACGTGGTGATGGTGGTCGACGATTCACTGACCGTGCGCCGCGTCACCCAGCGTTTGTTGTCGCGTGAAGGCTACCAGGTGGTGCTGGCGAAAGATGGCGTCGATGCGCTGGAGCAGTTGCAGGCGATTACACCGGACGTGATGCTGGTTGATATCGAAATGCCGCGTATGGATGGTTTCGACCTTACCAGGAATATTCGCAACGATGACCGGACCCGCCATATTCCGATCATCATGATCACCTCGCGCACTGCGTCGAAGCATCGTAGCTATGCGATGGAGTTGGGTGTGAATGAATATCTGGGCAAGCCGTATCAGGAAGATGAACTGATGAGCACCATCAAGTCGTTCATCAAGACTGAAGACAAAACGCTGCACTAA
- a CDS encoding YqgE/AlgH family protein, translating to MLDPVFGGTVVYLCEHNANGALGVVINKPTDMTMQVLFDRIDLKLEISPAWSSMIRLPSGRSCLAGPSRLSAVSCCMRQSRITLRRSK from the coding sequence ATGCTGGATCCTGTTTTCGGCGGGACCGTGGTCTATTTGTGTGAGCATAATGCTAACGGTGCGCTCGGCGTGGTGATCAACAAACCGACCGACATGACGATGCAAGTGTTGTTTGACCGTATCGATCTGAAACTGGAAATCAGCCCGGCCTGGAGTTCGATGATTCGATTGCCGAGCGGCCGGTCATGTTTGGCGGGCCCGTCCAGGTTGAGCGCGGTTTCGTGCTGCATGCGCCAATCAAGAATTACTCTTCGACGCTCAAAGTGA
- a CDS encoding YqgE/AlgH family protein, translating to MFGGPVQVERGFVLHAPIKNYSSTLKVTEQIAMTTSKDVLEEVAHGTGPQRLLVSLGCSGWSAGQLESEIVRNGWLTVAADPAIIFELPIAERFAAAVNLLGISPFMLTGESGRA from the coding sequence ATGTTTGGCGGGCCCGTCCAGGTTGAGCGCGGTTTCGTGCTGCATGCGCCAATCAAGAATTACTCTTCGACGCTCAAAGTGACCGAGCAGATTGCGATGACGACCTCCAAGGATGTACTTGAAGAGGTCGCTCACGGCACCGGACCGCAGCGGCTGCTGGTCAGCCTGGGCTGCTCCGGTTGGAGCGCCGGTCAGCTGGAATCGGAAATCGTGCGTAACGGCTGGCTGACTGTCGCCGCCGATCCGGCCATCATTTTTGAGCTGCCGATTGCCGAGCGCTTCGCCGCTGCGGTTAATCTGCTGGGGATCTCCCCGTTCATGTTGACCGGAGAATCCGGGCGTGCGTGA
- a CDS encoding cryptochrome/photolyase family protein: MPQFEKSLLWFRRDLRVFDHAALHYALKASQQVFCVFVFDTDILQPLLDAGLNADRRVEFIHASIIELERELRRLGGGLIVRHSAARHEIPRLAAQLGVDAVFSNHDYEPQAKQRDAEVASALAVDGRQWRSFKDHVIFERDEILTLANQPFSVFTPYKNAWMKRLAAADGAFFLKPYPIETHASHLAPPPTLSAAGIPSLAALGFEKTNLLDLKIAPGMSGAAALLEDFMPRIGQYGQTRDFPAIKGPSYLSVHLRFGTISIRTLARMAYQTLHQDAAATGAAVWLSELTWRDFYFMILHHHPHVAQRAFKPDYDAIQWESGAHADSLFRAWCNGRTGYPLVDAAMLQLNQSGYMHNRLRMVVASFLMKDLGIDWRWGEHYFSLKLNDFDLAANNGGWQWAASSGCDAQPYFRIFNPITQSEKFDADGKFIRRYLPQLAGLSNKHIHAPWLAPTNELGKAGIKLGENYPLPLVQHDEARKLTLQRYSVVKRVTDE; this comes from the coding sequence ATGCCGCAATTTGAAAAATCACTGCTCTGGTTTCGCCGCGATCTACGTGTGTTTGATCATGCCGCCTTGCACTATGCTTTAAAGGCTAGCCAGCAGGTGTTTTGCGTGTTCGTGTTCGACACCGACATCCTGCAGCCTTTACTCGATGCAGGATTGAACGCCGATCGCCGGGTTGAATTCATCCACGCCAGCATAATCGAACTGGAGCGGGAGCTGCGCCGACTCGGCGGTGGATTGATCGTGCGCCACAGTGCGGCGCGCCATGAAATTCCTCGGCTTGCCGCACAACTCGGCGTCGACGCGGTGTTCAGCAACCACGATTACGAACCGCAGGCGAAACAGCGCGATGCCGAAGTCGCCAGCGCACTTGCAGTGGACGGACGCCAGTGGCGCAGCTTCAAGGACCATGTCATCTTTGAACGCGATGAAATCCTTACGTTGGCGAATCAGCCGTTCTCGGTATTTACGCCTTACAAGAACGCCTGGATGAAAAGACTGGCCGCCGCAGACGGCGCCTTCTTCCTGAAGCCCTATCCGATTGAAACCCATGCGTCACACTTGGCTCCGCCTCCGACTTTGTCCGCAGCAGGGATCCCGAGTCTTGCTGCGCTCGGCTTTGAAAAGACCAATCTACTCGACCTGAAGATCGCGCCGGGTATGTCGGGCGCCGCTGCCCTGCTGGAAGATTTCATGCCTCGCATCGGCCAGTATGGCCAGACCCGCGACTTTCCGGCGATCAAAGGCCCCTCTTACCTATCGGTGCACCTGCGCTTCGGTACGATATCCATCCGCACGCTGGCGCGCATGGCATATCAGACGCTGCATCAGGACGCCGCTGCCACCGGTGCAGCCGTGTGGCTGTCGGAACTCACCTGGCGCGATTTCTATTTCATGATCCTGCACCATCATCCGCACGTCGCGCAACGCGCCTTCAAGCCAGACTATGATGCGATCCAATGGGAGTCCGGCGCACATGCCGATTCCCTGTTCCGGGCATGGTGCAATGGTCGCACCGGTTATCCGTTGGTTGATGCGGCCATGCTGCAGCTCAATCAAAGCGGGTACATGCATAATCGCCTGCGCATGGTGGTTGCTTCGTTTCTGATGAAGGACCTGGGCATCGACTGGCGTTGGGGCGAGCATTATTTTTCGCTCAAATTGAACGACTTCGACCTGGCGGCAAACAACGGCGGCTGGCAATGGGCGGCATCATCAGGATGCGATGCGCAACCCTATTTCCGGATTTTCAACCCGATCACACAATCCGAGAAATTCGATGCTGACGGCAAGTTCATACGCCGTTACCTGCCGCAATTGGCAGGCCTCAGCAACAAGCATATTCATGCACCATGGCTGGCGCCAACGAATGAATTAGGAAAAGCGGGAATAAAACTGGGGGAAAACTATCCGTTGCCACTGGTGCAGCACGATGAAGCCCGAAAGCTGACCTTGCAGCGCTACTCGGTGGTGAAAAGAGTGACGGACGAATAA